A stretch of the Fodinicurvata sediminis DSM 21159 genome encodes the following:
- a CDS encoding dimethylarginine dimethylaminohydrolase family protein — MRPVPTFLMTDPTHYEVSYAINPWMKPELWSAAAAERHGQAVRCWSALRKALEQAGAKVEVVPGQTGLPDMLFPANAAVVLDGRALLARFLHPERQGEEPHFQAHFEQLRDQGRLREVALLPEGIFHEGAGDCIWDPLRRHFWVGWGQRSSYESAAALEAHFGFPVVPLELVSPRYYHLDVCFYPLPGGEVVFHPGALSDASVAEIRRRVPADLRIEATREEADLLCLNAVNLGRDIIMAKGTARLKGELEARGYRCTELDLDPFILSGGAAYCMTLRLDRSSVHAAPDAAPPVHSLSEA; from the coding sequence ATGAGACCTGTGCCCACCTTCCTGATGACCGATCCGACCCATTACGAGGTCAGCTATGCCATCAATCCCTGGATGAAGCCTGAACTCTGGTCGGCCGCCGCGGCAGAGCGGCATGGCCAGGCCGTGAGGTGCTGGAGCGCCCTGCGCAAGGCCCTGGAACAGGCAGGCGCCAAGGTCGAGGTGGTGCCGGGCCAGACCGGCCTGCCGGACATGCTGTTCCCCGCAAACGCTGCCGTGGTCCTGGACGGCCGCGCGCTTCTGGCGCGTTTCCTTCATCCGGAACGCCAGGGGGAGGAGCCGCATTTCCAGGCCCATTTCGAGCAGCTCAGGGACCAGGGCCGGCTGCGTGAGGTGGCCCTGCTGCCCGAGGGCATTTTCCACGAGGGTGCCGGTGACTGCATCTGGGATCCCCTGCGCCGGCACTTCTGGGTCGGCTGGGGCCAGCGCTCGTCTTATGAGTCCGCCGCCGCCCTCGAAGCGCATTTCGGCTTTCCTGTGGTGCCGCTGGAGCTGGTCTCGCCGCGCTATTATCACCTGGATGTCTGTTTCTATCCCTTGCCGGGCGGCGAGGTGGTCTTCCATCCCGGCGCGCTCTCTGATGCTTCGGTAGCGGAGATCCGTCGCCGCGTGCCCGCGGATCTGCGTATAGAGGCCACACGGGAGGAAGCCGATTTGCTGTGCCTCAACGCCGTCAACCTGGGCCGTGACATCATCATGGCCAAGGGCACGGCGCGTCTGAAAGGGGAACTCGAAGCGCGCGGCTATCGCTGCACCGAGCTGGACCTCGATCCCTTTATCCTGTCGGGCGGGGCCGCCTATTGCATGACCCTGCGTCTGGACCGCAGCAGCGTGCACGCGGCGCCAGATGCTGCGCCCCCTGTCCACAGCCTCAGTGAAGCCTGA
- a CDS encoding autotransporter domain-containing protein produces MTLALPLLTPTASFLPGHALAAGGTGGDGGGGSAGAGGMGGTLDDSNGDPGGDADIRGGGGGGGGGPGGGEGGDGGSGSGIDGDGGAGGDGGHHGSDGAGLPSGDSNGYNGDDGVKGGPDTSTAPYFGGGGGGGGAGGFGALVSDGGEAATDSGQTIEGGDGGDGGDGGDGSSASDDGSGGDGGSGGVGLSFSGNSLDNSGNITGGNGGAGGSGARSGDGGSGGVGLSFSGNSLDNYRNIIGGAGGAGGDGGTGVPGGNGGSGGAGLSFSGDSLGNSGNITGGNGGAGGTGGISGIDGAGGVGLVVTSDGAHVVNAGTISGGLSGDESKWANAIQIQGKDSTLELRDGYNFAGNVVANGNNITKLALGGYADSSFDTGSIGIGEQFQGFTNFEKTGSSTWTLTGTTVAATPWTLIDGTLSVNSDAQLGDPDVELTFKGGTLATTATIGTARTMTLDGTGTFEVAEETTLGVSGDVEGSGDLVKQGAGTLHLAGTGGYGNTIVEEGGLIGDTTSMSGDITNDGEVAFYQSRDGTFAGDIGGTGTMRKFGFGTLTLAGTSTLDWTIDIGKLRSAAERFEGDTVIGTDGTFILDQTSNAQYAGKLTGDGQFRKQGDGALLYIGDGSGFTGTTTVADGRLSVGTTKDPSELGGTLTVADGAILGGSGQVGTTEITNEATLAPGNSIGELTIDGDLTFEEGSIFEVEVDPTGSDSDHVQVNGTAHLDGTVQHVGLKGEYDPKSSYTILTADQLEGNFNEVESEYTFLDTELSYSGKSVALELTRNDISFSETGQSRNQQGTGAAIESLGPGNPLYDAIVTYVGDPQKLQEILAQLSGDSHASSQTAMSQMTQMIGSFVRAHSRGRVFGGTQLSRSPGGASLRDNQYATLGSTSSRGGNRETEAGTQQALNSRAWGRAFGTWGKNDGDDNAPGNEYLTGGFLMGLDTNLDGWTLGGFAGYSRSDIDSDRAGAGSDVDSYHAGVYGGRSFDVGGPGVLGLNLGAGFTWHETEAQRRVNLPGDTQNLSADYSAQSYQLFSELGYRMESEAGALEPYAGLSYLRQDTEGYEESGGSAALIRESSTRNTYYSTLGLRGETSFALEDERSLTLRGGLGWRHAFGDVTPTVEQRFAGGESFSISGAPIDRDAALLETGLDLELSETTTLSLDYDGQLSANAQEHTGRLELSIRF; encoded by the coding sequence GTGACGCTCGCACTGCCGCTGCTGACGCCGACGGCAAGCTTCCTGCCCGGGCACGCCCTGGCCGCCGGCGGCACAGGCGGTGATGGTGGTGGAGGCTCAGCCGGGGCGGGCGGCATGGGCGGAACGCTCGATGACTCGAACGGGGACCCCGGCGGTGATGCTGATATTCGCGGTGGCGGCGGTGGCGGCGGCGGTGGTCCCGGTGGCGGTGAGGGCGGTGATGGCGGCAGCGGATCGGGCATTGACGGCGATGGAGGGGCCGGCGGTGACGGTGGACATCATGGCTCCGATGGAGCCGGCCTACCGTCCGGGGATAGCAACGGTTATAATGGAGATGATGGTGTAAAGGGCGGGCCCGACACTAGCACCGCCCCTTATTTCGGCGGTGGCGGCGGGGGTGGAGGCGCCGGCGGCTTTGGTGCGCTTGTGAGCGATGGGGGAGAGGCTGCTACAGACTCGGGCCAGACCATTGAGGGCGGCGATGGCGGCGATGGCGGCGATGGCGGCGATGGCAGCTCTGCCAGCGATGACGGCTCTGGCGGCGATGGCGGCTCTGGTGGCGTCGGCCTTTCCTTCTCCGGCAATAGTTTAGATAACAGCGGGAACATTACCGGCGGAAACGGAGGGGCCGGCGGCAGTGGCGCCCGTAGCGGCGATGGCGGCTCAGGGGGTGTTGGTCTTTCCTTCTCCGGCAACAGTCTCGACAACTACAGAAACATCATAGGGGGCGCTGGGGGCGCTGGGGGCGATGGAGGTACTGGCGTTCCTGGCGGCAATGGCGGCTCTGGCGGTGCCGGCCTTTCCTTCTCCGGCGACAGTCTCGGCAACAGCGGAAACATCACGGGCGGAAACGGAGGCGCAGGCGGCACTGGTGGCATTAGCGGCATTGACGGAGCTGGCGGCGTCGGGTTGGTCGTGACAAGCGATGGCGCCCATGTCGTCAATGCGGGCACGATCTCGGGCGGTCTGTCGGGCGACGAAAGCAAATGGGCCAACGCGATCCAGATCCAGGGCAAGGACTCCACCTTGGAGCTGCGCGATGGCTATAACTTTGCAGGCAACGTTGTCGCAAATGGCAATAATATCACGAAACTTGCTCTCGGTGGCTATGCCGACAGCAGTTTCGATACCGGTTCCATCGGCATCGGCGAACAGTTCCAGGGCTTCACGAACTTCGAGAAAACCGGCAGCAGTACCTGGACCCTGACGGGCACGACAGTGGCGGCCACGCCCTGGACACTGATCGACGGCACGCTGTCGGTCAATTCGGACGCCCAGCTCGGCGATCCCGACGTTGAGCTCACCTTCAAGGGCGGCACCCTGGCGACCACGGCAACCATAGGAACTGCGCGCACCATGACGCTGGACGGCACCGGTACGTTCGAGGTGGCCGAGGAGACCACGCTCGGTGTGAGCGGCGATGTCGAGGGTTCAGGCGATCTCGTCAAACAGGGGGCCGGAACGCTCCACCTCGCCGGCACTGGAGGGTACGGCAACACGATCGTCGAGGAGGGGGGACTGATCGGCGATACGACCTCCATGAGCGGCGATATTACCAACGATGGTGAGGTTGCTTTTTATCAGTCGCGGGACGGGACTTTTGCTGGCGATATCGGTGGCACTGGCACCATGCGCAAGTTTGGCTTCGGCACACTGACGTTGGCCGGCACCTCGACACTGGATTGGACGATTGACATTGGAAAGCTGCGCAGTGCAGCCGAGCGCTTTGAAGGGGATACGGTCATCGGCACGGATGGCACCTTCATTCTCGATCAGACCAGCAACGCCCAGTATGCCGGAAAGCTCACGGGTGATGGCCAGTTCCGCAAGCAGGGGGATGGCGCCTTGCTTTATATAGGCGATGGATCCGGTTTTACCGGCACCACCACGGTGGCCGACGGCCGGCTGAGCGTTGGTACGACAAAGGACCCCTCTGAGCTCGGCGGCACGCTTACCGTGGCAGACGGCGCCATACTTGGCGGTTCTGGCCAAGTGGGGACCACAGAAATCACCAATGAAGCCACCCTCGCGCCGGGCAATTCCATCGGGGAATTGACCATCGACGGCGACTTGACCTTCGAAGAGGGCTCGATCTTTGAGGTGGAGGTCGACCCCACCGGCAGCGACAGCGACCATGTCCAGGTTAACGGCACGGCCCATCTGGACGGCACGGTGCAGCACGTCGGTCTGAAGGGAGAATATGATCCCAAGAGCAGCTACACCATCCTGACGGCAGATCAACTTGAGGGAAACTTCAACGAGGTCGAGTCCGAATACACCTTCCTGGACACGGAGCTGTCCTATAGCGGCAAGTCAGTCGCCCTGGAGCTGACCCGTAACGACATCAGCTTCAGCGAAACCGGCCAGAGCCGCAACCAACAGGGCACAGGCGCAGCCATCGAGAGCCTGGGGCCCGGCAATCCGCTCTATGATGCCATCGTCACCTACGTCGGCGATCCGCAGAAGCTCCAGGAAATCCTGGCGCAGCTCTCGGGCGACAGCCATGCCTCCAGCCAGACGGCCATGAGCCAGATGACACAGATGATCGGGTCCTTCGTGCGCGCCCACAGCCGCGGCCGGGTCTTCGGCGGCACGCAGCTGTCCCGTTCCCCCGGTGGGGCCAGTCTGCGCGACAACCAGTACGCCACGCTGGGCAGCACGTCTTCCCGGGGCGGCAACCGGGAAACCGAGGCCGGCACGCAGCAGGCGCTGAACAGCCGTGCCTGGGGCCGGGCCTTCGGGACCTGGGGCAAGAACGATGGCGACGACAATGCCCCCGGCAACGAGTATCTCACGGGCGGCTTCCTGATGGGCCTGGACACCAACCTGGACGGCTGGACCCTGGGCGGCTTTGCCGGCTACAGCCGCTCGGACATCGACAGCGACCGCGCCGGGGCCGGCAGCGACGTGGACAGCTACCACGCCGGCGTCTATGGCGGGCGCAGCTTCGATGTGGGCGGCCCCGGTGTCCTGGGCCTCAACCTGGGCGCCGGCTTCACCTGGCACGAGACCGAGGCCCAGCGCCGGGTGAACCTGCCTGGCGATACCCAGAACCTGAGCGCCGACTATTCCGCCCAGAGCTATCAGCTCTTCTCGGAACTCGGTTACCGCATGGAAAGCGAGGCCGGGGCCCTGGAGCCCTATGCCGGTCTCTCCTATCTGCGCCAGGACACGGAAGGCTACGAGGAAAGCGGCGGATCGGCTGCGCTCATCCGGGAAAGCAGCACGCGCAACACCTACTACTCCACGCTGGGGCTGCGCGGCGAGACTTCCTTCGCGCTCGAGGACGAGCGCAGCCTCACCCTGCGCGGCGGGCTTGGCTGGCGCCATGCCTTCGGGGACGTCACACCCACGGTGGAGCAGCGCTTTGCCGGCGGCGAAAGCTTCTCGATCTCCGGCGCCCCCATCGACCGCGATGCTGCCCTCCTGGAGACCGGCCTGGACCTGGAGCTGTCGGAGACCACCACGCTCTCGCTCGACTACGACGGCCAGCTCTCGGCGAACGCCCAGGAGCATACCGGGCGCCTGGAGCTGTCGATCCGCTTCTGA
- a CDS encoding Lrp/AsnC family transcriptional regulator, whose product MTASLDDTDRRLIALLRSDARLPASSLAAELGVSRSTVQNRIERLKRDALLLGFTVRLKPEAEPAPVRAITMIEVQGKAAERVLKTLRGFPEIATLHTTNGRWDIVAELHSSDLEAFDKALNRLRLVEGIAHTETSLLLSTYK is encoded by the coding sequence ATGACCGCTTCCCTCGACGACACCGACCGACGCTTGATCGCCCTGCTGCGCAGCGACGCCCGCCTGCCGGCCTCCAGCCTGGCGGCCGAGCTGGGCGTTTCGCGCAGCACCGTGCAGAACCGCATCGAGCGCCTGAAACGCGACGCGCTGCTGCTGGGCTTCACCGTGCGCCTGAAGCCCGAGGCCGAACCCGCCCCGGTGCGGGCCATCACCATGATCGAGGTTCAGGGCAAGGCCGCAGAGCGCGTTCTCAAGACCCTGCGCGGCTTCCCCGAGATCGCCACCCTGCACACCACCAACGGCCGCTGGGACATCGTCGCCGAACTCCACAGCAGCGACCTGGAGGCCTTCGACAAGGCCCTAAACCGCCTGCGCCTGGTGGAAGGCATCGCCCACACCGAGACCAGCCTGCTGCTGTCCACCTACAAGTAG
- the rocD gene encoding ornithine--oxo-acid transaminase yields MSAASEESRIYRAPADYIEVESALGAHNYKPLDVVLSRGEGVWVWDTEGRRYLDCLAAYSAVNQGHCHPRIREALVEQSARLTLTSRAFRNDQLALFYEEVCELTGSHKVLPMNSGAEAVESAVKAVRKWGYEVRGVPKDQAEIIVCCNNFHGRTLGIVGFSTDPDARRGFGPFAPGFKVVPFGDTQALEAAFTPNTVAVLAEPIQGEAGVIIPPAGYLTRMRQLCTQHGATLILDEIQTGLGRTGKLLAEAHEGIEADVTLIGKALSGGFYPVSAVLSNSEVLGVLQPGEHGSTFGGNPLACAVARMALRVLVDEGMIDNAAELGPYFENSLRQALGDRVAEVRGRGLMIAVQLHADAGGARRYCEALKDRGLLCKETHVDTIRLAPPLVITREEIDWAVEQIATVL; encoded by the coding sequence ATGTCTGCCGCAAGCGAAGAAAGCCGCATCTACAGGGCGCCGGCCGATTACATCGAGGTGGAATCGGCCCTAGGCGCCCATAACTACAAGCCCCTGGACGTGGTCCTGTCACGCGGCGAGGGCGTCTGGGTCTGGGACACCGAGGGCAGGCGCTACCTGGATTGCCTGGCGGCCTATTCCGCGGTGAACCAGGGCCATTGCCATCCGCGCATCCGCGAGGCCCTGGTCGAACAGTCGGCCAGGCTGACCCTGACCTCGCGCGCTTTCCGCAACGACCAATTGGCGCTGTTCTACGAAGAGGTCTGCGAGCTGACCGGTTCGCACAAGGTCCTGCCCATGAACAGCGGGGCCGAGGCCGTGGAGAGCGCGGTCAAGGCGGTGCGCAAGTGGGGCTACGAGGTGCGCGGCGTGCCGAAGGACCAGGCCGAGATCATCGTCTGCTGCAACAACTTCCACGGCCGCACCCTGGGCATCGTCGGCTTCAGCACCGATCCCGACGCGCGCCGCGGCTTCGGACCCTTCGCGCCGGGCTTCAAGGTGGTGCCCTTCGGTGACACCCAGGCGCTGGAGGCGGCCTTTACCCCCAACACCGTGGCCGTGCTGGCCGAGCCGATCCAGGGCGAGGCCGGCGTGATCATCCCGCCGGCTGGCTACCTGACGCGCATGCGCCAGCTCTGCACGCAGCACGGTGCGACTTTGATCCTCGACGAGATCCAGACCGGCCTGGGGCGCACCGGCAAGCTGCTGGCCGAGGCGCACGAAGGCATCGAGGCGGACGTGACCCTGATCGGCAAGGCGCTGTCAGGCGGCTTCTACCCCGTCTCGGCCGTGCTCTCCAATTCCGAGGTCCTGGGCGTCCTGCAACCCGGCGAGCACGGCAGCACCTTCGGCGGCAACCCGCTGGCCTGTGCCGTGGCACGCATGGCCCTGCGCGTGCTGGTGGACGAAGGCATGATCGACAATGCCGCCGAACTGGGCCCCTACTTCGAAAACAGCCTGCGCCAGGCCCTGGGTGACCGCGTGGCCGAAGTGCGCGGGCGCGGTCTGATGATTGCGGTCCAGCTTCATGCCGACGCCGGTGGGGCGCGGCGCTATTGCGAGGCGCTGAAGGACCGCGGACTGCTGTGCAAGGAAACCCACGTGGACACCATCCGCCTGGCGCCGCCCTTGGTGATCACCCGTGAAGAGATCGACTGGGCCGTGGAGCAGATCGCCACGGTTCTGTGA